ATGAACCGCTCTCGCGGCGCCCTGCTGCATCTGTTTGGTCTTGTCGAAGCGCCCTTTCATTTGGGCACAGCAAGCCGCAGCAGGTCCCAAAGCCGCGTGAACGTTTCGGCCGGGAATCCCATCGCGACTTTCAACTGGTAATCCCGCTCGAGGACGTTTGGCTCCCGTTGCCAACGACGGAATACGCGCCAGTCAACAAACCCTCGCAGACAAGGGAAATGTCCATACACGGGCACGGGCAAATCGCTGCCATGAATCATCCGGTGCACCAGCGGCGGCCGGATGCATTCCGGCACATGGCGGCCCCGGATGGGAACAGTAAAGGCGCTGTTGTCGCCATACAAATTGGGAAAACGCTGCGTCATCGCAGCAAAAAGGTCGAAATACTCAGGATCGAAAAGCCCGCTCTTGGTCCCACAATGAGCAGCGATGACTTTTACCCCGCATTCGAGTGGCAAAGTCAACGTGCGCGGGTCCGAATACGCCCGCTGCACGATTGGCAAGGTATGTTCCCCGCCCGTATGGGCCAGCAACGGAAGGCCAGCCTGAGCCATCCGTTCCCAAAAACCCATGTACCGCCGGTCATTGCAATTGATGTTCTGGCAGTTCGGCAGGCATTTCATCATCGCTGCCCCTCCCGCCAGGCACTGCTCCAATTCATCAAGCGCATCTGCGCGCCCCGGATGAATCGAAACCGCCGGCAGAAACTCCGGGTGCTCCCGGGCCAGCCTGAGCACGTATTGATTGGGAACGTAAAACGAGCCCGCCCCTTCAATCGGTTGCCCTTCATCATTATAGACCAGGTCCTGTGCCAGGATTACGACCGCACCAAGCGAGGAGCCGCGCACGAACTCCAGCAGACGCGCCACGTACAGCCGGTCCAAATCCCCCGCCAGCGCCGTCGGTGGCAGGCCAAAATGCCGGAGCATCAGTTCAGCCATTGGCCGCCGCCAAGCGCTGACACGCAGCCAGCAGCCGGTGCCGCCGCTCCCGTTGCCCACTACGTGCACGTGCCCATCCACCGGCTTGCGCGCAATCTGCTCCCCTCGGCGGGCGAATGTCGTTCTCTCATCCATTCAGCCCGTAGCTTAAGGCAAACCGCCACGAAAGGCTAAGAGCGTTTTTTTGAAATGGGGGTGGAGAGCGGGGCTAATGACAGAGTCGAACCAACAAGCCACCATTCCTAAGTGTAGGAGACGACATAAGGAGTCTCTGATCAGGATTGTCAGATGGCCGCCTTTGGTTCACCCGGAAGTTGCTGATCAGAGACTCCTTACGTCGTCTCTTATAAAGGTTTGGAACTGACCTTGTGATTGGCCCTGGCCTGGTTTAGAAATGGCGCGGTATCCCTCCTCCTCCTGGCCTGAACCCCTCTGTGTCCTCCGTTCACTCCTGTTGGCTTCTCAGCCTACTTTTCGGAGTAACGCAACTCGATCTTATCTATTGGCACCCGGGTGACCTCCTCCGCATCATCGAAAGCAAACGCCAGTTCCATATCCTGCAAGCGCCAGCGCTGCACAAAATCCAACGCACGGTCGATCAGCTTGAAATTATGAGCCTCGCCCGGCTTGGCCGTCCACTGGTCTGGTCCCTGGTAGTAAAGACCTGTTGCCACCTGTCTCAACAGCGTTTTCATTGTTCGCTCATCTCGTCTAACGACCCACAATGAATAATTCGAGAGCATGGCAGGTGCCAGCCATCGCGCTCTTGAGAATCAAGCGTTTATGAATGGCCCAGACCCAACCGACGCGTGGTTTTCACGCATCTTGCGTGAAAACCACGCATAAATGCACTTGACATCTTTGATGTTTCCGACCCGCCTCTTCGTCTTTACCCTGTACTGATGGAAAAGAAGCTGTTCCTGTTGGACGGCATGGCCTTGGTTTATCGGGCGCACTTCGCCCTGGTGGCGCGCCCAATCTTTAGCTCGAAGGGGGTCAATACCTCCGCTTTATACGGTTTTACACAGACGCTGCTCGAGATACTCAAGAATCAGCAACCCACTCACATCGCAGTGGCCTTTGACACCGAGGCCCCCACGCAACGGCATGCCGATTTTGCCGGCTATAAGGCCACTCGGGAGACCATGCCCGAAGACATCCGCCAAGCACTCCCGCATGTCCGGCGAATGCTTGACGCTCTCCGGGTGCCGGTCCTGACCTGCGACGGCTTTGAGGCCGACGACATCATCGCCACCATCGTCCGGGCCGCTGCACAGCAGGGGTTCCAGTGTTATATGGTCACGCCCGATAAGGATTTTGGCCAATTGGTGAACGAGAACACCTTCGTTTACAAACCGTCACGTATGGGCGATGGGGTGGAAATCATGGGGCTGCCCGAAATCCAAAAGCGTTGGGGCATCCAGCGGGCAGAACAGGTGGTGGACGTCCTGGCGCTGATGGGGGATGCATCCGACAACATCCCCGGCGTGCCTGGGATTGGCGAAAAAACCGCCATGAAACTCATCGGCCAGTATGGCACGGTGGAGAACGTCCTGGCCCATGCCGGCGAACTGACTGGCCGCCCCAAAACCAGCCTCGAAGCCCACCGGGAGGACGCCCTCCTCTCAAAACGGCTTGCCACGCTCATTTGCGACGCTCCTTGCGCAGTGGATTTGGAGTCGCTGAAAGTCCAGCCGCCGGATGAGGAGAAACTCAAGGCCATGTTGATTGAATTCGAGTTCAATTCCATCGGCCGGCGCCTTTTTGGCGACTCATTCAAGGCCGGTCGGGGTTTCCAGCAAAAGACCGCAGTCCGCGAAGAATCAGGCCCCGCGCGCGCCGGCGCCCGAGAACCGGCCGAGGATTTAATCCTCGAAATGGATGCCGAGCCAGGCGCATTGCGCGAGGCTCCGCCCGCTGTGGTGAATCTCAAGAAACTGGCTGACATTCCCCATCACTACTCGGTTGCTGCCTCCGCAGCCGAACGGGCTGCTTTGTTAAAACAGTTGCAAAATCAGGAGCGCTTCTGCCTCGATATCGAGACCACCAGCCTCGATGCGAAAAGCGCCCAACCCGTTGGATTGGCGTTCTCATTTGCCCCTCGCACCGGCTATTACGTCCCTCTGGCGCGCGAAGCGACTGAGTGCCGCCGGGTTCTCGAAGAATTCCGGCCCGTGCTGGAATCCGACCGCATCGAAAAGGTTGGGCACAACCTCAAGTTCGATTTGAGCGTGCTCAAGTGGCACGGCTTCTCTGTGGGCGGCAAACTCTTCGATACCATGGTCGCCCACAGCCTTCTCGAACCCGACATGCGCCACAGCCTCGAGTACCTCGCTGAGACGCACCTCGGCTACAGCCCGATCCCCATCGCCAGCCTCATCGGTGAGACCAAGGCCGAACAGCGCAATATGGCCGATGTGCCGCTTGATAAAATCGCAGCATACGCAACGGAAGACGCGGACCTGGCGCTCCAGTTGCGCGGCGCGCTCGAACCGTTGCTGAAGGAGAAGAAGCAGGAACGAGTCTTTTATGAAATCGAATCGCCACTTATCTCCGTGCTGGTGGATATGGAGTATGAGGGGATTAAAGTCGATGCCGGCGCGCTGGCCGAGTTTGCCGCCCAGCTTTCAAAGCAAATCGATGAGCAGGAAAAGATGATCTGCCGCCTCGCCGGCACTACCTTTAACCTCAATTCGCCGCGCCAGTTGGGGCAGATTCTCTTTGATGTCATGAAAATCTGCACCGCGGCTAAAAAAACCAAGACCGGCCAATACGCCACCGACGAACAGACCCTGATGGCCCTGGCCCCCGAGCACGAGATCGTCCAGCGCCTGCTCGA
This region of Verrucomicrobiia bacterium genomic DNA includes:
- a CDS encoding amidohydrolase family protein; translated protein: MDERTTFARRGEQIARKPVDGHVHVVGNGSGGTGCWLRVSAWRRPMAELMLRHFGLPPTALAGDLDRLYVARLLEFVRGSSLGAVVILAQDLVYNDEGQPIEGAGSFYVPNQYVLRLAREHPEFLPAVSIHPGRADALDELEQCLAGGAAMMKCLPNCQNINCNDRRYMGFWERMAQAGLPLLAHTGGEHTLPIVQRAYSDPRTLTLPLECGVKVIAAHCGTKSGLFDPEYFDLFAAMTQRFPNLYGDNSAFTVPIRGRHVPECIRPPLVHRMIHGSDLPVPVYGHFPCLRGFVDWRVFRRWQREPNVLERDYQLKVAMGFPAETFTRLWDLLRLAVPK
- the polA gene encoding DNA polymerase I — its product is MEKKLFLLDGMALVYRAHFALVARPIFSSKGVNTSALYGFTQTLLEILKNQQPTHIAVAFDTEAPTQRHADFAGYKATRETMPEDIRQALPHVRRMLDALRVPVLTCDGFEADDIIATIVRAAAQQGFQCYMVTPDKDFGQLVNENTFVYKPSRMGDGVEIMGLPEIQKRWGIQRAEQVVDVLALMGDASDNIPGVPGIGEKTAMKLIGQYGTVENVLAHAGELTGRPKTSLEAHREDALLSKRLATLICDAPCAVDLESLKVQPPDEEKLKAMLIEFEFNSIGRRLFGDSFKAGRGFQQKTAVREESGPARAGAREPAEDLILEMDAEPGALREAPPAVVNLKKLADIPHHYSVAASAAERAALLKQLQNQERFCLDIETTSLDAKSAQPVGLAFSFAPRTGYYVPLAREATECRRVLEEFRPVLESDRIEKVGHNLKFDLSVLKWHGFSVGGKLFDTMVAHSLLEPDMRHSLEYLAETHLGYSPIPIASLIGETKAEQRNMADVPLDKIAAYATEDADLALQLRGALEPLLKEKKQERVFYEIESPLISVLVDMEYEGIKVDAGALAEFAAQLSKQIDEQEKMICRLAGTTFNLNSPRQLGQILFDVMKICTAAKKTKTGQYATDEQTLMALAPEHEIVQRLLDHRAATKLKSTYADALPLAIWQKTGRVHTTFNQVMTTTGRLNSQDPNLQNIPIRTERGQEIRKAFVPRGEQYALLSADYSQIELRIIAALSHETALIEAFNTGADIHTATAAKVFGVAPEAVNPEMRRKAKMVNYGIAYGISAFGLAQRLGIARKEAAGIIEQYFKQFPGIRTYMDRTIASARKEGYVETVTGRRRYIRDIRSSNNTLRSAAERNAINAPIQGTAADMIKLAMIHIHRELTGRQLKTRMLLQVHDELVFDLFKAEEGVVRGLAEEKMKTAIPLDVPIVVEIGVGRTWLAAH